Proteins co-encoded in one Hymenobacter swuensis DY53 genomic window:
- a CDS encoding PA2169 family four-helix-bundle protein, producing MEAKALQAGLNELLETLKDGQKGYTEALTDVEDADLKQTFKKYAAQRSEYITELEDQMHKLNLHPEEESSITGTIHRAFINLKGLVTSKDRHSILAECERGEDYAKAAYEKAQKIQDIPAPIKALIEKQAAGIKQGHDEIRDLRDAAKK from the coding sequence ATGGAAGCTAAAGCACTGCAAGCCGGCCTCAACGAACTGCTCGAAACTCTGAAAGATGGCCAGAAAGGCTATACCGAAGCCTTGACCGATGTAGAAGATGCCGATCTGAAGCAGACCTTCAAGAAATACGCCGCTCAACGTTCCGAATATATTACCGAACTGGAAGACCAGATGCACAAGCTCAACCTGCATCCCGAAGAAGAGTCGTCCATTACCGGTACCATCCACCGCGCGTTTATCAACCTGAAGGGCCTGGTGACCAGCAAAGACCGTCACAGCATCCTCGCCGAGTGCGAGCGAGGCGAAGACTACGCCAAAGCTGCCTACGAGAAAGCTCAGAAGATTCAGGACATCCCGGCCCCCATCAAGGCCCTGATCGAAAAGCAGGCGGCCGGTATCAAGCAGGGCCACGACGAAATCCGCGACCTGCGCGACGCCGCCAAGAAATAA
- a CDS encoding DEAD/DEAH box helicase: MENETVKTKFSELTLSEEMQRAITEVGYEEASPIQAAGIPVLLQGRDVIGQAQTGTGKTAAFSIPAIERVDTDSREVQCLVLCPTRELAVQVSGEIQKLGKYKRGLAVVPIYGGSSYDRQFRALERGVQIVIGTPGRVMDHIERGTLKLEHCKMIILDEADEMLDMGFRDDIETVLKKMPEDRQTVFFSATMSKPIMEMTKRYQKDPQIVKVNHQEMTVTNIEQSYFEVRGPQKKDVLTRLIDMYNIKSGIVFANTKRMVDEIVGDLQAKGYFAEGLHGDMGQQQRQNTLDKFRKGTLEILVATDVAARGIDVDNVEVVVNYDLPADEEYYVHRIGRTGRAGKQGKAFTFVSGRDIYKLRDIMRFTKANIKQERVPSFEDVSEVKTTLMLNSIKEVIEKGNLDKYVARVQRLIDQDQEDGITSLDVAAALLKMTMKEDKRAQESLDASRTQGAARAGFTRLFVTMGKKDRLHPRDIVDLIAENTSLTASKVGDIALYDKFSFVEVPNEFVEEVVSQLGRSSIQGRPVAFNIATPRQEGDAQQEGGNRGGFGGGSDRPRRAPGSFGGGERREGGSSYGGNRGGGSFGGNRGGGSYGGDRREGGSSYGGNRGGGSYGGGNRREGGSSYGGGYKGKRDDS, encoded by the coding sequence ATGGAAAACGAAACCGTTAAGACCAAGTTCAGCGAGCTGACCCTCTCTGAAGAAATGCAGCGTGCCATCACCGAAGTTGGCTACGAAGAAGCATCCCCCATCCAGGCCGCCGGTATTCCGGTATTGCTCCAGGGCCGCGACGTAATCGGCCAGGCCCAGACCGGCACCGGTAAAACCGCCGCCTTCTCCATCCCCGCCATTGAGCGGGTCGATACCGACTCGCGTGAAGTGCAGTGCCTTGTGCTCTGCCCCACCCGTGAGCTGGCGGTGCAGGTTTCGGGCGAAATCCAGAAACTGGGCAAATACAAGCGTGGTCTGGCCGTGGTGCCGATCTACGGTGGCTCTTCTTACGACCGTCAATTCCGTGCTTTGGAGCGTGGTGTGCAGATCGTAATTGGTACGCCCGGCCGCGTAATGGACCACATCGAGCGTGGTACGCTCAAGCTGGAGCATTGCAAAATGATCATCCTCGATGAGGCCGACGAAATGCTCGACATGGGCTTCCGCGACGATATTGAGACGGTGCTCAAGAAAATGCCCGAAGACCGCCAGACGGTATTCTTCTCGGCTACCATGAGCAAGCCGATCATGGAGATGACCAAGCGCTACCAGAAGGATCCGCAGATCGTGAAGGTGAACCATCAGGAAATGACGGTTACCAACATCGAGCAGAGCTACTTCGAGGTGCGCGGTCCGCAGAAAAAAGACGTGCTGACCCGCCTCATCGACATGTACAACATCAAGTCGGGCATCGTCTTCGCTAACACGAAGCGCATGGTCGACGAGATTGTGGGCGACCTGCAAGCTAAAGGCTATTTCGCCGAAGGCCTGCACGGCGACATGGGCCAGCAGCAGCGTCAGAACACGCTCGATAAATTCCGCAAAGGCACCCTCGAAATCCTGGTAGCTACCGACGTAGCCGCCCGCGGCATCGACGTAGACAACGTGGAAGTGGTAGTAAACTACGACCTGCCCGCTGACGAGGAGTACTACGTGCACCGCATCGGCCGTACTGGCCGCGCCGGCAAGCAGGGCAAAGCCTTCACCTTCGTGAGCGGCCGCGACATCTACAAGCTGCGCGACATCATGCGCTTCACCAAAGCCAACATCAAGCAGGAGCGTGTGCCGTCCTTCGAAGATGTGTCGGAGGTGAAAACCACGCTGATGCTCAACTCCATCAAGGAGGTAATTGAGAAAGGCAACCTCGACAAGTACGTGGCCCGCGTGCAGCGCCTCATCGACCAGGACCAGGAGGATGGCATTACGTCGCTCGACGTAGCTGCTGCTCTGCTGAAAATGACGATGAAGGAAGACAAGCGCGCCCAGGAAAGCCTCGACGCCAGTCGCACCCAGGGTGCCGCCCGCGCCGGCTTCACCCGTTTGTTCGTGACGATGGGCAAGAAGGACCGTCTGCACCCCCGCGACATCGTGGACCTGATTGCCGAAAACACCAGCCTCACGGCCAGCAAAGTCGGTGACATTGCCCTCTACGATAAGTTCAGCTTCGTGGAAGTACCGAATGAGTTCGTGGAAGAAGTGGTGAGCCAGCTCGGCCGCAGCTCCATCCAGGGCCGTCCGGTGGCCTTCAACATTGCTACGCCCCGCCAGGAAGGCGATGCGCAGCAGGAAGGTGGTAACCGCGGCGGCTTCGGCGGCGGCAGCGACCGTCCACGTCGGGCTCCCGGCAGCTTCGGTGGTGGCGAGCGTCGCGAAGGCGGCAGCAGCTACGGTGGTAACCGTGGTGGTGGCTCCTTCGGCGGCAACCGTGGTGGTGGCTCCTACGGCGGCGACCGTCGGGAAGGCGGCAGCAGCTACGGCGGCAACCGCGGCGGCGGCTCCTACGGCGGCGGTAACCGCCGCGAGGGTGGCAGCAGCTACGGCGGCGGCTACAAAGGCAAGCGCGACGACAGCTAA
- a CDS encoding cold-shock protein translates to MQTGTVKFFNETKGFGFIKVDETGEDVFVHVTECIDEIRDKDKVEFEIAQGKKGPNAVKVKLA, encoded by the coding sequence ATGCAGACAGGAACTGTAAAATTCTTCAACGAAACCAAAGGTTTCGGCTTTATCAAAGTTGACGAAACCGGCGAGGACGTGTTCGTTCACGTAACCGAGTGCATCGACGAGATTCGCGACAAAGACAAGGTTGAATTCGAAATTGCTCAGGGCAAAAAAGGCCCGAACGCTGTGAAAGTGAAACTGGCCTAG